In the genome of Deinococcus sp. QL22, one region contains:
- a CDS encoding (Fe-S)-binding protein yields MKIDLFITCLNDALFPQTGLAMARLLRRLGHTVRFNEAQTCCGQMHFNTGYQAEALPLIRKFVQDFQDAEVIVAPSGSCVAFVRDLYPKAAEWAGDEALLAQVRELGKRTFELSEFLVNVLGIEDVGASYPHRVTYHPTCHAARLLRVGDAPLRLLRNVRGLSLVELPASDQCCGFGGTFSVKNPETSTAMLADKVQNVMGTRAEVCTAGDNSCLMHIGGGLSRLQSGTGVVHLAEILASVESGNTDVLDTARVSAEGLV; encoded by the coding sequence ATGAAGATCGACCTGTTTATTACTTGCCTGAACGACGCCCTATTTCCGCAGACCGGGCTGGCCATGGCCCGTCTCCTGCGGCGACTGGGCCACACCGTTCGTTTTAATGAGGCGCAAACTTGTTGTGGCCAAATGCACTTCAACACCGGGTATCAGGCCGAAGCCTTGCCGCTGATTCGCAAATTTGTGCAGGATTTTCAAGATGCTGAGGTGATCGTAGCCCCCAGCGGTTCCTGCGTGGCTTTCGTGCGCGACCTGTACCCGAAGGCCGCCGAGTGGGCCGGAGATGAGGCGCTGTTGGCCCAAGTCCGGGAGCTGGGAAAACGCACTTTTGAGCTGTCCGAATTCTTGGTGAACGTGCTGGGCATCGAGGACGTTGGCGCGTCCTATCCCCACCGGGTCACGTATCACCCGACCTGCCACGCGGCGCGGCTGTTGCGGGTGGGCGACGCGCCGCTCCGACTGCTGCGCAACGTGCGTGGCCTGAGTCTGGTCGAATTGCCCGCCAGTGACCAGTGTTGCGGCTTTGGAGGCACCTTCAGTGTCAAGAACCCCGAAACCAGCACGGCGATGCTGGCCGACAAGGTACAGAACGTGATGGGCACGCGGGCCGAGGTCTGCACGGCGGGTGACAACTCCTGCCTGATGCACATCGGCGGTGGGCTGAGTCGCCTGCAAAGTGGCACAGGCGTGGTGCATCTGGCCGAAATCTTGGCGAGTGTAGAGTCAGGAAACACCGATGTGCTGGACACCGCTCGCGTGAGTGCAGAGGGTCTCGTATGA
- a CDS encoding lactate utilization protein B gives MSAGGIRPSQPFPDAARETLQDAQMRRNLRHATTTIREKRLQAVAELPYWEDLRTQGAAIKDVVLDNLAEHLLTLEASVKRLGGHVHWAQNAEEAQRLVADLVAAHGVSEVIKVKSISTDEIELNAALEARGIHATETDLAELIVQLAEDRPSHILVPAIHKNRAEIRELFRRKLGAQLLTDDPKVLAEAARVYLREKFLATKVAISGANFAIADTGTVCIVESEGNGRMCLTLPEVLISVMGIEKVLPTWPDIAPFMQLLPRSSTAERMNPYTSFWSGVTPGDGPQEFHLILLDNGRTDVLADAVGRETLRCIRCSACLNVCPVYERTGGHAYGSVYPGPIGAILTPQLLQLDDANANSLPWASSLCGACYDACPVKINIPEILIYLRGQITPHKTPNVESIAMKTAAWIFNESYRFEGAIKLARTGQGPLVQHGAVRALPGMLGGWTSSRNLPPFPPQSFRELWRKEEQREQ, from the coding sequence ATGAGTGCGGGCGGCATTCGGCCCTCTCAGCCCTTCCCCGACGCAGCCCGTGAGACGCTGCAAGACGCCCAGATGCGGCGCAATCTGCGGCACGCCACCACGACCATCCGCGAAAAACGCCTGCAGGCAGTCGCCGAATTGCCCTACTGGGAAGATCTCCGGACGCAAGGCGCGGCCATCAAGGACGTCGTGTTGGATAACCTCGCCGAACACCTCTTAACCCTCGAAGCCTCAGTGAAACGCTTGGGCGGCCACGTCCACTGGGCACAGAATGCAGAAGAAGCCCAGCGCCTTGTCGCCGATCTGGTGGCTGCACACGGCGTGTCCGAGGTTATCAAGGTCAAGAGCATCAGTACCGACGAAATAGAGTTGAATGCGGCGCTCGAAGCACGTGGAATTCACGCCACTGAAACTGATCTGGCCGAACTGATCGTGCAACTGGCCGAAGACCGCCCCAGTCATATTCTGGTGCCCGCCATTCATAAGAACCGCGCCGAAATCCGCGAGCTGTTCCGGCGCAAACTGGGCGCGCAGCTGCTCACCGACGACCCGAAGGTGTTGGCTGAGGCGGCCCGCGTGTATCTGCGCGAAAAGTTTTTAGCCACCAAAGTAGCGATCAGCGGCGCGAATTTTGCCATTGCCGACACGGGCACCGTCTGCATCGTGGAATCGGAAGGCAACGGGCGGATGTGCCTGACGCTGCCTGAGGTGCTGATCTCGGTCATGGGTATTGAGAAGGTGCTGCCGACTTGGCCCGACATCGCGCCTTTTATGCAACTGTTGCCGCGCAGTTCCACCGCTGAGCGCATGAACCCGTATACCAGTTTTTGGAGCGGCGTGACGCCGGGCGACGGCCCGCAGGAATTTCACCTGATCTTGCTCGACAACGGCAGGACTGACGTGCTGGCCGATGCAGTGGGGCGCGAAACCTTGCGCTGCATCCGCTGTAGTGCGTGCTTGAACGTCTGCCCGGTTTACGAGCGCACAGGCGGCCATGCCTACGGCAGCGTGTATCCCGGCCCAATCGGGGCAATTCTGACGCCGCAACTGCTGCAACTTGACGATGCCAATGCCAACTCGCTGCCGTGGGCCAGCAGCCTGTGTGGGGCGTGCTATGACGCCTGCCCGGTCAAGATCAATATCCCCGAGATTCTGATCTATTTGCGGGGCCAGATTACGCCCCACAAAACACCGAACGTGGAAAGCATCGCCATGAAAACCGCAGCATGGATTTTCAACGAATCCTACCGCTTCGAAGGCGCGATCAAACTCGCCCGCACGGGGCAGGGGCCACTGGTGCAACACGGCGCGGTTCGTGCACTGCCAGGGATGCTGGGCGGCTGGACGAGTTCGCGCAATCTGCCGCCATTTCCCCCGCAGTCGTTCCGGGAACTGTGGCGCAAGGAGGAGCAACGTGAGCAGTGA
- a CDS encoding DUF1440 domain-containing protein has translation MTSAAVSGLLATLPMTVWMLGAQRFLLPSRERFALPPEQITDHIARAAGIRSVADQPVARRTLTLINHFAYGAAAGTLYAPLRRAPGAVVVKGSALGLGVWAANYLGLLPVTGVLSNAVHHPARRNALMVVAHLIWGVGTAVMAEHLAQEEQRSVGRTAGL, from the coding sequence ATGACCAGTGCCGCTGTGTCCGGTTTGTTGGCGACCCTGCCTATGACGGTTTGGATGCTGGGTGCCCAGCGCTTCCTGCTGCCTTCCCGTGAGCGCTTCGCTCTGCCTCCTGAGCAGATCACCGACCATATAGCGCGGGCCGCCGGAATTCGCAGCGTCGCAGATCAGCCGGTGGCTCGCCGCACTCTGACGCTCATCAACCATTTCGCTTATGGCGCCGCCGCCGGCACGTTGTATGCGCCGCTGCGCCGAGCGCCGGGCGCAGTGGTGGTGAAGGGCTCAGCCCTAGGCTTGGGGGTTTGGGCCGCCAATTATCTGGGCTTGCTGCCGGTCACCGGGGTGCTCAGCAACGCTGTGCATCACCCGGCGCGGCGCAACGCACTGATGGTGGTCGCGCACCTGATCTGGGGAGTGGGTACGGCGGTCATGGCGGAACACCTGGCTCAGGAGGAACAGCGCTCAGTCGGGCGAACTGCGGGGTTGTGA
- a CDS encoding DeoR/GlpR family DNA-binding transcription regulator: MSPELVAPLLGRQQDILRRALSDKVVRIKELAAEFGVHEMTVRRDIDLLCEQGKLLRVHGGAQLLDKSSEELSQSMRAGQNVEAKERIARAALALIQDGDTVALDASTTSLALARLLPARRVQAIACSLDAANALAAGGLPFLMVGGNFHVPARSFVGAFFMDTMQRLHPDRVFFSAKGYTADTGFTDPHLPEVGAKQALIRSGSSVVALLDSSKVGRRALATIATHADINTLITDTDLAPDVRGRLEDDDIQVIVAP, translated from the coding sequence ATGTCTCCAGAACTTGTGGCTCCATTGCTGGGGCGTCAGCAAGATATTTTGCGCCGTGCCCTGAGCGACAAAGTGGTTCGGATCAAAGAATTGGCCGCCGAATTTGGCGTCCATGAAATGACGGTTCGGCGCGATATCGATCTGCTCTGCGAGCAGGGAAAATTGCTGCGCGTGCACGGCGGAGCGCAGCTGCTCGACAAATCCAGCGAGGAACTCTCGCAGTCCATGCGGGCCGGACAGAACGTGGAGGCCAAAGAGCGAATTGCTCGCGCGGCGCTGGCCCTGATCCAGGACGGCGATACTGTGGCGCTCGACGCCAGCACGACCAGTTTGGCCCTGGCCCGCCTGCTGCCTGCCCGCCGGGTACAGGCCATCGCGTGCAGCCTCGACGCGGCCAACGCCTTGGCCGCAGGCGGCCTGCCGTTCCTGATGGTGGGCGGCAATTTCCACGTTCCGGCCCGCTCGTTCGTGGGGGCATTTTTTATGGACACCATGCAGCGCCTTCATCCTGATCGGGTGTTCTTTTCGGCCAAAGGCTACACGGCCGACACCGGATTTACTGACCCACATCTGCCGGAAGTCGGGGCCAAGCAGGCCCTGATCCGCAGCGGGAGCAGTGTGGTGGCCCTGCTCGACAGCAGCAAGGTGGGCCGCCGGGCGCTGGCGACCATTGCCACGCACGCCGATATCAACACCCTGATCACCGATACCGACCTGGCACCAGACGTGCGCGGGCGGCTGGAAGACGACGACATCCAGGTGATCGTGGCCCCGTAG
- the rhaI gene encoding L-rhamnose isomerase, giving the protein MTLTPDRLAALNSQRIETPSWGYGNSGTRFKTFAAPGAARTIHEKLDDAAEVQRLTGIAPSVALHIPWDEVDDYGELNRYAAERGLKIGSINPNVFQDEGYKLGSVTSPDEGVQEQAALHLLDCVQIMKQTGSRDLSLWFADGTNYAGQDDLRARKRRMRSALQRVHDALPEGSRMLVEYKLFEPAFYATDLFDWGAAYAHCLAIGEKAQVLVDLGHHAQGVNIEQIVAFLLDEGRLGGFHFNARRYADDDLIVGTSNPFELFCIYAELVAAERSTDGLTRATAQKVAYMIDQSHNIEPKVEAMLQSVLNCQEAYAKALLIDRDLLKEAQSAGDVLGAHRVLADAFKTDVRPLLAELRTEQGLSADPIKAHRQSGYQAKVAQERGTQSGGGGYPVKEKVQRL; this is encoded by the coding sequence ATGACCCTGACCCCCGACCGACTCGCCGCCCTCAATTCTCAGCGCATCGAAACGCCCTCCTGGGGCTACGGCAATTCCGGCACGCGTTTCAAGACCTTTGCCGCGCCGGGAGCCGCCCGCACCATTCACGAAAAACTGGACGACGCCGCCGAAGTGCAGCGCCTGACGGGAATCGCGCCCAGCGTGGCGCTGCATATCCCGTGGGATGAGGTGGACGATTACGGCGAGCTGAACCGCTATGCCGCTGAGCGTGGCCTGAAGATCGGCTCGATCAATCCCAACGTATTTCAGGACGAGGGGTACAAGTTGGGCAGCGTGACCAGCCCGGATGAGGGCGTGCAGGAACAAGCCGCCTTGCACCTGCTGGACTGCGTGCAGATCATGAAACAGACTGGAAGCCGTGACCTGTCGTTGTGGTTTGCCGACGGCACCAACTACGCCGGTCAAGACGACTTGCGGGCCAGGAAGCGCCGGATGCGTTCTGCCTTACAGCGCGTGCACGACGCCCTGCCCGAGGGTTCCAGAATGCTGGTGGAATACAAGCTCTTCGAACCGGCTTTCTACGCCACCGACCTGTTCGACTGGGGCGCGGCCTATGCCCATTGCCTCGCGATTGGAGAGAAGGCGCAGGTGTTGGTTGATCTGGGCCACCACGCGCAGGGCGTGAATATCGAGCAGATCGTGGCGTTCTTGCTCGACGAGGGGCGCTTGGGCGGCTTCCATTTCAATGCCCGCCGCTACGCCGACGACGACCTGATCGTGGGCACGTCCAATCCCTTCGAATTGTTCTGCATTTACGCCGAATTGGTGGCCGCAGAACGCAGCACAGACGGCCTGACCCGTGCCACCGCGCAGAAAGTGGCCTACATGATCGACCAGAGCCACAACATCGAGCCGAAGGTGGAAGCCATGCTCCAGAGCGTCCTGAACTGTCAGGAAGCCTACGCCAAAGCGCTGCTGATCGACCGCGACCTGTTGAAGGAAGCCCAGTCGGCGGGCGACGTGTTGGGTGCCCACCGCGTGCTGGCCGACGCCTTTAAAACCGATGTCCGCCCGCTCTTGGCAGAACTCCGCACCGAACAGGGCCTGAGCGCCGACCCGATCAAAGCGCACCGCCAGAGCGGGTATCAAGCCAAGGTCGCGCAGGAACGCGGCACCCAGAGCGGCGGCGGCGGGTATCCGGTCAAAGAGAAAGTTCAGCGCCTCTGA
- a CDS encoding LUD domain-containing protein, with protein MSSEARLEILTRINRATSGHPPALERPPIPTSTRPSAEILAQFAEYAAEYRAHVQQMAQADIPEALAKLLAGKRVLVPEGLPAAWRAALDSTPDNGQSHAELTHFQAVLTTCAVAIAETGTVVLDHGSGQGRRTLTLIPDQHVCVVFWHQIVESVPEGVATLQEAVTAGRPLTWISGPSATSDIELSRVEGVHGPRSLNLFIITPGD; from the coding sequence GTGAGCAGTGAAGCGCGGCTGGAGATCCTAACCCGTATTAACCGGGCGACATCGGGCCACCCACCCGCGCTGGAACGCCCCCCCATTCCAACGTCAACCCGGCCCAGTGCCGAAATTCTCGCACAATTTGCCGAGTACGCGGCTGAATACCGGGCGCACGTGCAGCAGATGGCACAAGCGGATATCCCTGAGGCACTGGCAAAACTCCTTGCTGGGAAACGGGTTTTGGTTCCCGAGGGGTTGCCTGCGGCGTGGAGAGCTGCGCTGGACAGTACGCCTGACAACGGCCAGTCTCACGCGGAGCTGACCCATTTTCAAGCCGTGCTGACGACCTGCGCGGTGGCCATAGCCGAGACTGGAACAGTGGTGCTGGATCACGGTTCCGGTCAGGGACGGCGGACATTGACGCTGATTCCCGATCAGCATGTGTGTGTGGTGTTTTGGCATCAGATTGTGGAGAGCGTGCCGGAAGGGGTGGCGACCTTGCAGGAGGCCGTCACGGCGGGCCGTCCCCTCACCTGGATCAGCGGGCCAAGTGCCACCAGCGACATCGAACTCAGCCGGGTTGAGGGCGTACATGGACCAAGAAGCCTGAACCTATTCATCATCACCCCAGGTGATTGA
- a CDS encoding bifunctional aldolase/short-chain dehydrogenase — translation MTDTRTALPTSRWSAAAPSSDGLAALTYRSNLLGSDRTLVNIYGGNTSTKSVEQDHLGRDVTVLWVKGSGSDIAGITEKGFAGLKLDEVLPLFNRPEMSDEQMTAYLDRTAFEVGRPRQSIETLLHAFVPAKHVDHTHPDAIIAIACTPNGPDIMREIYGERAAWVDYIRPGFTLSQQIGAAVRDNPGLEAVVMGKHGLVTWGNTSKESYETTLRIIGEAQAYLDAHREAQPFGGAKVQSLPSEERDALLVRVLPLLRGAMKGARPVILNVDTSAEAMEFVNSHAAAELSQVGAACPDHLVHTKRVPLYLDWTPEQGADALLQAAKDGVAHFKAEYAAYFDENKSEGDVMFAPSPRIVLIPGLGMVTSGPDAQGADVSRQLYLRAIQVMKSARSLGGFVSLSAAESYAIEYWPLELYKLSLKPAPKALEGHVALVTGAASGIGRAIANRLAADGAHIVIADLNEGGGRTVAEDLTGQRGYRRATSIGMNVTEEPQVIGAYSHAVLSYGGVDMAVNNAGIASSAPIEETTLEMWNRNQSILSTGYFLVAREAFKLMKAQGTGGNLVFIGSKNSVAAGKNAAAYSTAKAAELHLARCLAEEGGAAGIRVNSVLPDGILAGSSIWDGKWRAERAATYGIEPDKLEEFYRNRTTLKVNVLPEDIAEATYWLASPAAAKTTGGVITVDGGVPIAYVR, via the coding sequence ATGACTGACACCCGCACCGCTCTTCCCACTTCCCGCTGGAGCGCCGCCGCGCCCTCTTCTGACGGCCTCGCTGCGCTGACCTACCGCTCCAATCTGCTGGGCAGTGACCGCACCCTGGTCAACATCTACGGTGGCAATACCAGCACCAAAAGCGTGGAACAAGACCACTTGGGCCGTGACGTGACGGTGCTGTGGGTCAAGGGCAGCGGCTCGGACATCGCCGGCATCACTGAAAAGGGCTTTGCAGGCCTGAAATTGGATGAAGTCCTGCCCCTGTTTAACCGTCCAGAAATGAGCGACGAACAAATGACGGCCTACCTCGACCGCACCGCCTTCGAGGTGGGTCGCCCGCGCCAGTCTATCGAAACGCTGCTGCACGCCTTCGTGCCTGCCAAGCACGTGGATCACACGCACCCCGATGCGATTATTGCCATCGCCTGCACCCCGAACGGCCCGGACATCATGCGCGAGATTTACGGCGAGCGGGCCGCGTGGGTGGACTACATCCGGCCCGGATTTACCCTGAGCCAGCAGATCGGCGCGGCAGTGCGCGACAATCCGGGGCTGGAAGCGGTGGTCATGGGCAAGCACGGCCTGGTCACGTGGGGCAACACCTCCAAAGAGAGTTACGAGACCACGCTGCGCATCATCGGAGAAGCCCAGGCTTATCTGGATGCTCACAGGGAAGCCCAGCCGTTCGGCGGCGCGAAGGTACAGAGCCTGCCGAGCGAGGAGCGCGACGCCCTGCTGGTACGCGTGCTGCCGCTGCTCCGCGGCGCAATGAAAGGAGCGCGGCCCGTCATCCTCAACGTAGATACCAGTGCTGAGGCGATGGAATTCGTCAACTCTCACGCCGCCGCCGAACTGTCGCAGGTGGGCGCGGCCTGCCCGGATCATCTGGTGCATACCAAGAGAGTGCCGCTGTATCTGGACTGGACGCCGGAACAGGGTGCTGACGCGCTGCTTCAGGCCGCGAAGGACGGCGTGGCCCACTTCAAAGCCGAATACGCGGCCTACTTCGACGAGAACAAATCGGAGGGTGACGTGATGTTCGCGCCCAGCCCGCGCATCGTCCTGATTCCCGGCCTCGGCATGGTCACCAGCGGCCCCGACGCGCAGGGGGCCGACGTCTCGCGCCAGCTGTATTTGCGGGCCATTCAGGTGATGAAGAGTGCCCGCAGTCTGGGGGGCTTCGTCTCCTTGAGTGCCGCCGAAAGTTACGCCATCGAATACTGGCCGCTGGAACTGTACAAACTGAGCCTGAAGCCTGCCCCGAAGGCGCTGGAAGGGCACGTCGCGCTGGTCACGGGTGCGGCCAGCGGCATTGGCCGGGCCATTGCCAACCGCCTGGCCGCCGACGGTGCACACATCGTCATTGCTGACCTGAACGAAGGTGGTGGGCGCACTGTAGCCGAAGACCTGACCGGTCAGCGGGGCTACCGCCGGGCCACCAGCATCGGTATGAACGTGACCGAGGAACCCCAGGTGATCGGGGCCTACAGCCACGCAGTCTTGTCCTACGGCGGTGTGGATATGGCCGTCAATAATGCGGGGATTGCTTCCAGCGCTCCGATTGAAGAAACCACGCTGGAGATGTGGAACCGCAATCAGAGCATCTTGTCCACCGGCTACTTTTTGGTGGCCCGTGAAGCATTCAAGCTGATGAAAGCGCAGGGCACGGGCGGAAATCTGGTGTTCATCGGCTCCAAGAACAGCGTGGCGGCAGGCAAGAATGCGGCGGCTTACAGCACCGCAAAAGCAGCTGAACTGCACCTGGCACGCTGTCTGGCCGAAGAAGGCGGCGCGGCGGGCATCCGGGTCAACTCTGTTCTTCCCGACGGGATTCTGGCTGGAAGCAGCATCTGGGACGGCAAATGGCGGGCCGAGCGGGCGGCGACCTACGGCATCGAGCCGGACAAGCTCGAGGAGTTCTACCGCAACCGCACCACCCTGAAAGTCAACGTGTTGCCCGAGGACATTGCCGAGGCGACGTATTGGCTGGCCTCTCCGGCGGCGGCCAAAACCACCGGCGGCGTGATTACCGTGGACGGCGGTGTGCCGATCGCCTATGTCCGCTGA
- a CDS encoding rhamnulokinase family protein — protein MSAERVWHAAVDLGASGGRVAIGGIHEGRLEIEVLHRFSNNPVMVPFGTQPRLYWDVLGLWAEILKGLKRAGERAGELGGRVASVGVDSWAVDYALLDSNGLLLDGVHHYRSARTDGVMAEVLQEHSRDELFALTGLQFLPFNTLYQWLALRRDTPGVLDQAHTFLMVPDLMNFWLSGRMVCERSNASTTQFYHPALRTWSYPLLERLGLPVALLPGIVEAGSDLGPLLPPVAEATGLSGVRVIVPATHDTASAVVATPLSGPEAAFLSSGTWSLLGVETDAPILSPAALQANFTNEAGIDGTTRLLKNVMGLWIMQQCRLAWPNASFADLNVAAEAAPPFLALIDVDDPRFLLPGDDMPERIQQVCRETGQGVPGTRGEIARVVFESLALKYARVLAELEEVAGRALEVIHIVGGGSLAGPLCQWTADATGRQVQAGPVDATLIGNLLVQAQACGVLPQGERRAVVARTFAFHTFLPQHPEAWQDAQSRFAALYGAGMLA, from the coding sequence ATGTCCGCTGAGCGTGTCTGGCATGCAGCGGTGGATCTCGGCGCGTCGGGGGGCCGGGTGGCCATTGGGGGCATCCACGAGGGACGGCTGGAGATCGAGGTGCTGCACCGATTCTCTAATAATCCGGTGATGGTGCCGTTTGGGACGCAGCCCCGGCTCTACTGGGACGTGCTGGGGCTGTGGGCGGAAATCCTGAAAGGTCTGAAGCGGGCTGGAGAGCGGGCGGGCGAACTGGGCGGACGGGTCGCCAGTGTGGGCGTGGACTCCTGGGCCGTGGATTACGCCCTGCTGGACAGCAACGGTCTTTTGCTGGACGGGGTGCACCATTACCGCAGTGCCCGTACTGATGGGGTCATGGCCGAGGTGCTGCAGGAGCATTCCCGGGACGAGCTGTTCGCCCTGACCGGACTGCAGTTCCTGCCGTTCAATACCCTGTACCAGTGGTTGGCCCTGCGCCGCGACACGCCGGGCGTCCTTGATCAGGCCCACACCTTCTTGATGGTGCCGGACTTGATGAACTTCTGGCTCTCGGGCCGGATGGTGTGTGAGCGCAGCAATGCCAGTACGACGCAGTTCTATCACCCGGCCCTGCGAACCTGGTCTTATCCCTTGCTGGAGCGCCTTGGGCTGCCAGTTGCCTTGTTGCCCGGCATCGTGGAGGCTGGATCAGATCTGGGGCCGCTGCTGCCTCCTGTGGCGGAGGCGACTGGCCTCTCGGGCGTCCGGGTCATTGTTCCGGCCACCCACGACACCGCGTCTGCCGTCGTCGCCACACCCCTGTCCGGCCCAGAGGCGGCGTTCCTCAGCAGCGGCACCTGGAGTCTGTTGGGTGTGGAAACGGATGCTCCGATCCTCAGCCCCGCCGCCTTGCAGGCCAACTTTACCAATGAGGCAGGGATAGACGGCACCACACGCCTCCTGAAAAACGTGATGGGGCTGTGGATTATGCAGCAGTGCCGCCTGGCCTGGCCCAACGCCAGTTTCGCCGACCTGAATGTGGCCGCTGAAGCCGCGCCGCCCTTTCTGGCGCTCATTGACGTGGATGACCCGCGTTTCCTGCTGCCTGGGGACGACATGCCAGAGCGCATTCAGCAGGTGTGCCGGGAGACCGGCCAGGGGGTGCCCGGCACACGCGGAGAGATTGCGCGGGTGGTCTTTGAGAGTTTGGCATTGAAATACGCCCGGGTGCTGGCCGAACTGGAAGAGGTGGCCGGACGCGCTCTCGAGGTGATTCATATCGTGGGCGGCGGCTCGTTGGCCGGGCCACTGTGTCAGTGGACGGCGGACGCCACTGGGCGGCAAGTGCAGGCTGGCCCCGTGGACGCCACGTTGATCGGCAACTTGCTGGTGCAGGCGCAGGCGTGTGGCGTCCTTCCTCAGGGTGAGCGCCGCGCCGTGGTGGCCCGCACCTTTGCCTTTCACACCTTCCTGCCGCAGCACCCGGAGGCTTGGCAAGACGCCCAGAGCAGATTTGCCGCTCTCTACGGCGCTGGGATGCTCGCATGA
- a CDS encoding ABC transporter substrate-binding protein: MTLETISICVLPAFSEWQTIFACLVQPFWVISHSLRRLIVDSFPSSCARSVLSTLLMCTSVLFATQASAVGELQKIQSNGKFRIGFSTNTPGLVEQRNSKVTGFAVELVSLLAQEIKVKGVTWIKVNSPDQLVKNMRAGSLDAIFDVQLPPQLNDVGRSPPFTCTGGVLLSRPGGPEFEEDIEGKSVAVATNSPYFYFVRNLPFQKKVNVFANADQALLAFVSGSVDALVLDRFDAVKMYNRAGAGKLQISPPLWNQNLQLLTPGTARRDSDLEAALSVAFTKLRANGTYAKLSKKYFAQDVSCEGWR, encoded by the coding sequence ATGACATTAGAAACAATTTCTATCTGCGTTCTGCCTGCCTTTTCGGAGTGGCAGACAATCTTTGCTTGCCTAGTACAGCCGTTCTGGGTCATTTCTCATTCTCTCAGGAGATTAATTGTGGATTCTTTTCCATCATCTTGTGCTCGTTCCGTTCTCTCTACCCTCCTGATGTGCACGTCGGTGCTGTTCGCCACGCAGGCGAGTGCCGTGGGAGAACTTCAAAAAATTCAAAGCAACGGTAAGTTCAGAATCGGCTTCTCCACCAACACCCCGGGTTTGGTGGAACAACGAAATAGCAAAGTCACGGGCTTCGCGGTGGAGTTGGTGAGTTTGCTGGCCCAAGAGATCAAGGTGAAAGGCGTGACCTGGATCAAGGTCAACTCGCCTGACCAGCTGGTGAAGAACATGCGCGCTGGAAGTCTCGATGCCATTTTCGACGTTCAGCTGCCTCCGCAACTGAACGATGTGGGCCGCAGTCCGCCGTTTACCTGCACAGGTGGTGTCCTCCTGAGCCGCCCCGGTGGTCCGGAATTCGAAGAAGACATCGAAGGGAAGAGCGTCGCTGTGGCAACCAATAGCCCCTACTTCTATTTCGTGCGCAACCTTCCCTTTCAGAAGAAGGTCAACGTGTTTGCCAACGCGGACCAGGCATTGCTGGCTTTCGTGTCAGGGTCTGTTGATGCGCTGGTGCTCGACCGCTTTGATGCCGTCAAGATGTACAACCGGGCGGGCGCGGGCAAGCTCCAGATCAGTCCGCCGCTATGGAATCAGAACCTCCAACTCCTCACACCTGGGACGGCCCGCCGCGACAGCGACCTGGAGGCGGCTCTGAGCGTGGCGTTTACGAAATTGAGGGCCAACGGCACCTACGCCAAGCTGAGCAAGAAGTACTTTGCTCAGGACGTGAGCTGTGAAGGCTGGCGCTGA